A region of Anopheles merus strain MAF chromosome 2R, AmerM5.1, whole genome shotgun sequence DNA encodes the following proteins:
- the LOC121590022 gene encoding peroxisome assembly factor 2, with product MAETLGKRWRLLLYIARMRYPRYPAYYFPVFVLLQGLKKLRSDLKLRLLDFYLQPIPNVLFEQLQSDQLVASEHTLFVSPTVFREYVVEREINWINLVLKVAKCSEQVEPTPHDKSLVSIILNKQDVSLLCQVAPHADVPLNALWVKENLVENLNERYTRHTGERYWARLQRITEGQHLPAIVAKANIFLYQTPYDLSSDMVDFILGRYFETPRLLYRNHTYQVPLTERFLGNTFYTKHFAILVHMRSLWFKCLNLDSTAGAFEMSGIAQKSLTTLQQTTTYNNFLLPERFDGPNMRPSCPFGLRKYFHSLRSSLQAYLKMENNGLVRNGIYPVFMLRGERGIGKMAVLRSVASALGIPIYYADCSEIMTSISSQTETKLSTAFNKAKVCEPLIICLENFEVFGVDNEGHEDQRITGSFQAELMTLFGRQYSHPVVVVAVANQKESNTPKLTSLFLEVIQLHSPTTAERLELLRWISLGHRYRLSVAQLQKIAEQSQGFTLADLELLYGNALEAWRRSQDTGRVGLNHFLASLDHMQSTFSDSLGAPKVPKVLWSEIGGLAKLKSEIQNSIGLPLRHKHLMGKNMRRSGILLYGPPGTGKTLIAKAVATECNLSFLSVQGPELLNMYVGQSEQNVREVFARARTASPCVLFLDELDSLAPNRGVSGDSGGVMDRVVSQMLSEMDGISKDPGQQIFILAATNRPDLIDPALLRPGRFDKLLYVGPSCTVEDKESVLRAVTGRFRLAETLTLRKIAESLKQDMTGADMYSICSNAWLSAVRRTVKEAIAGDSIDEGLNADQVIVTEDDFKESVKKFIPSISPADMAYFNQLKGNFSA from the exons ATGGCCGAAACCCTTGGTAAACGATGGCGCTTGCTGCTGTACATCGCCCGGATGCGGTACCCCCGTTATCCGGCCTACTACTTTCCGGtgtttgtgctgctgcagggGCTGAAAAAGCTGCGCTCCGACCTGAAACTGCGCCTGCTGGACTTTTACCTTCAGCCCATACCGAACGTGCTGTTCGAGCAGCTTCAGTCCGACCAGCTGGTCGCCTCGGAACACACCCTCTTCGTATCGCCCACCGTCTTTCGGGAGTACGTAGTCGAGCGGGAAATCAATTGGATCAATCTCGTCCTCAAGGTGGCCAAATGCTCGGAGCAAGTGGAGCCAACGCCGCACGACAAAAGCCTTGTCTCGATCATCCTCAACAAGCAGGACGTGTCGCTGCTCTGCCAGGTAGCACCGCACGCGGACGTCCCGCTCAACGCACTCTGGGTCAAGGAGAATCTGGTCGAGAACCTGAACGAACGGTACACGCGCCACACCGGTGAACGGTACTGGGCCCGGCTGCAGCGCATCACCGAGGGCCAACATTTGCCCGCCATCGTGGCGAAAGCGAACATCTTCCTCTACCAAACGCCGTACGATCTTAGCTCCGACATGGTGGACTTTATCCTCGGCCGGTACTTCGAAACGCCGCGGCTACTCTACCGCAACCACACCTACCAGGTGCCCCTGACGGAGCGCTTTCTGGGCAACACCTTCTACACGAAGCACTTTGCCATCCTGGTGCACATGCGGTCGCTGTGGTTCAAGTGCCTGAACCTGGACTCGACGGCGGGTGCCTTCGAGATGAGCGGAATCGCGCAGAAAAGCCTTACCACGCTGCAGCAAACGACGACGTACAACAATTTCCTGCTACCGGAACGGTTCGATGGACCCAACATGCGACCGAGCTGTCCGTTTGGGTTGCGTAAATACTTCCACTCGCTGCGCTCTTCGCTGCAGGCGTACCTGAAGATGGAAAACAATGGCCTGGTGCGGAACGGCATCTACCCGGTGTTTATGCTGCGCGGTGAGCGTGGCATCGGCAAGATGGCCGTACTCCGGTCCGTGGCCAGCGCGCTCGGCATACCGATCTACTATGCCGATTGTAGCGAAATCATGACCTCGATCAGCTCGCAAACGGAGACGAAGCTGAGCACCGCCTTCAACAAGGCGAAGGTGTGCGAGCCGTTGATCATCTGTCTGGAGAACTTCGAAGTGTTCGGTGTAGACAACGAAGGCCACGAGGATCAGCGCATTACGGGTTCGTTCCAGGCGGAACTGATGACGCTTTTCGGGCGCCAGTACTCCCACCCggtcgtggtggtggcagtAGCAAACCAGAAGGAATCCAACACACCCAAACTGACCTCCCTCTTTCTCGAGGTGATACAGCTGCATTCACCAACCACGGCCGAACGGTTGGAGCTGCTGCGCTGGATCTCCCTTGGCCATCGGTATCGGCTTTCGGTCGCCCAGCTGCAGAAGATTGCCGAGCAAAGCCAAGGCTTCACGCTGGCCGACCTGGAGCTGCTGTACGGCAATGCACTGGAAGCGTGGCGCCGTTCGCAAGACACCGGCCGGGTAGGGTTGAACCACTTTCTCGCATCGCTCGACCACATGCAGTCCACCTTTTCGGACAGTCTCGGTGCGCCGAAGGTGCCGAAGGTGCTGTGGTCGGAGATTGGCGGACTGGCCAAGCTAAAGTCGGAGATACAAAACTCGATCGGGCTGCCGCTGCGCCACAAACACCTGATGGGGAAGAACATGCGCCGGTCGGGCATCCTGCTGTACGGGCCACCGGGCACGGGCAAGACGCTGATCGCGAAAGCCGTCGCGACCGAGTGCAACCTAAGCTTCCTGTCCGTGCAAGGGCCCGAGCTGCTGAACATGTACGTCGGCCAGAGCGAGCAGAACGTGCGGGAAGTGTTTGCCCGGGCCCGGACCGCTTCGCCCTGCGTGCTGTTTCTGGACGAGCTGGACTCGCTGGCACCGAATCGGGGCGTGAGCGGCGACTCGGGCGGCGTTATGGATCGCGTTGTGTCGCAGATGCTGAGCGAGATGGACGGCATATCGAAGGACCCGGGGCAGCAGATTTTCATACTGGCCGCCACCAATCGGCCCGACCTGATCGATCCGGCACTGTTGCGACCGGGGCGGTTCGACAAGCTGCTGTACGTGGGCCCGAGCTGTACGGTGGAGGACAAGGAAAGTGTGCTGCGGGCCGTGACGGGACGGTTCCGGCTGGCGGAGACGCTTACGCTGCGCAAGATCGCGGAAAGCCTCAAGCAGGACATGACCGGTGCGGACATGTACTCGATCTGTTCGAACGCATGGTTGAGTGCGGTCCGCCGAACGGTAAAGGAAGCGATCGCAGGTG acTCCATCGACGAAGGGCTGAATGCGGATCAAGTGATCGTGACGGAGGATGATTTCAAAGAATCGGTCAAAAAATTCATCCCCTCCATCAGTCCCGCCGATATGGCGTACTTTAATCAACTAAAAGGGAACTTTAGCGCGTGA
- the LOC121590025 gene encoding thioredoxin-related transmembrane protein 1-like isoform X2 — protein sequence MMFRAVLVAAVLCGLGVHLVQSHPGSKSQVIELDESNWDRMLTDEWLVEFYAPWCPACKSLAPIWDDLSTWSDDLNIKTAKVDVTSSPGLSGRFFVTALPTIFHVINGEFRQYKGPRDMDSFMSFIEEKKWESLEQVSAWRNPDSIQMSLVSLFFKLSHFLKELNTMLLKEYGLPVWGSYTLFGIGTVLLGAIFGLILVCIIDCLFPPKSGQRQSFSEHKQKVRAEKVPEELRGDELVDEDEEKRTADDDGEYDEEEEEEEDVEEDEEVGEAEEKETSEGEKYSGSDDSDDEQQQPPAAAVEKKKPEDKKPVAEQPAEPVVEEKKEKTTTSPDVRKRKPRKAD from the exons ATGATGTTCCGTGCGGTCCTAGTGGCGGCAGTGCTGTGTGGCCTTGGCGTGCACCTGGTACAGTCGCACCCAGGTTCCAAGTCGCAGGTCATCGAGCTGGATGAATCGAACTGGGACCGCATGCTAACGGATGAGTGGTTGGTCGAGTT CTACGCACCATGGTGTCCGGCGTGCAAAAGCCTGGCCCCGATCTGGGACGACCTTTCGACGTGGTCGGACGATTTGAACATCAAGACGGCAAAGGTGGACGTGACGTCATCGCCCGGCCTGAGTGGCAGATTCTTCGTCACCGCGCTGCCCACGATTTTCCACGTAATTAATGGGGAGTTCCGGCAGTACAAGGGACCGCGCGACATGGACTCGTTCATGTCGTTCATCGAGGAGAAGAAGTGGGAATCGCTCGAGCAGGTGTCGGCCTGGCGCAACCCGGACTCGATCCAAATGTCGCTCGTGTCGCTGTTCTTCAAGCTTTCACACTTCCTGAAA GAACTGAACACGATGCTGCTGAAGGAGTACGGTCTGCCCGTCTGGGGCTCGTACACACTGTTCGGCATCGGCACGGTACTGCTCGGTGCGATCTTCGGGCTGATACTGGTCTGCATCATCGACTGCCTGTTCCCGCCAAAGTCGGGCCAGCGGCAAAGCTTCTCCGAGCACAAGCAGAAGGTGCGGGCGGAAAAGGTACCGGAAGAGCTGCGCGGCGACGAGCTGgtggacgaggacgaggaaaAGCGAACCGCCGACGATGATGGCGAgtacgacgaggaggaggaggaggaggaggacgtgGAAGAGGACGAGGAAGTCGGTGAAGCGGAGGAGAAGGAAACTTCCGAGGGCGAAAAGTACTCCGGCAGTGACGATTCGGACGATGAGCAACAACAGCCACCGGCAGCCGCCGTCGAGAAGAAGAAGCCGGAGGACAAAAAGCCCGTCGCCGAGCAACCAGCGGAACCGGTGgtggaggagaagaaggaaaagacCACCACCAGCCCGGACGTAAGGAAACGTAAGCCAAGAAAGGCTGACTAA
- the LOC121590025 gene encoding thioredoxin-related transmembrane protein 1-like isoform X1, with amino-acid sequence MMFRAVLVAAVLCGLGVHLVQSHPGSKSQVIELDESNWDRMLTDEWLVEFYAPWCPACKSLAPIWDDLSTWSDDLNIKTAKVDVTSSPGLSGRFFVTALPTIFHVINGEFRQYKGPRDMDSFMSFIEEKKWESLEQVSAWRNPDSIQMSLVSLFFKLSHFLKVSRTRWRELNTMLLKEYGLPVWGSYTLFGIGTVLLGAIFGLILVCIIDCLFPPKSGQRQSFSEHKQKVRAEKVPEELRGDELVDEDEEKRTADDDGEYDEEEEEEEDVEEDEEVGEAEEKETSEGEKYSGSDDSDDEQQQPPAAAVEKKKPEDKKPVAEQPAEPVVEEKKEKTTTSPDVRKRKPRKAD; translated from the exons ATGATGTTCCGTGCGGTCCTAGTGGCGGCAGTGCTGTGTGGCCTTGGCGTGCACCTGGTACAGTCGCACCCAGGTTCCAAGTCGCAGGTCATCGAGCTGGATGAATCGAACTGGGACCGCATGCTAACGGATGAGTGGTTGGTCGAGTT CTACGCACCATGGTGTCCGGCGTGCAAAAGCCTGGCCCCGATCTGGGACGACCTTTCGACGTGGTCGGACGATTTGAACATCAAGACGGCAAAGGTGGACGTGACGTCATCGCCCGGCCTGAGTGGCAGATTCTTCGTCACCGCGCTGCCCACGATTTTCCACGTAATTAATGGGGAGTTCCGGCAGTACAAGGGACCGCGCGACATGGACTCGTTCATGTCGTTCATCGAGGAGAAGAAGTGGGAATCGCTCGAGCAGGTGTCGGCCTGGCGCAACCCGGACTCGATCCAAATGTCGCTCGTGTCGCTGTTCTTCAAGCTTTCACACTTCCTGAAAGTAAGTAGAACCCGCTGGCGG GAACTGAACACGATGCTGCTGAAGGAGTACGGTCTGCCCGTCTGGGGCTCGTACACACTGTTCGGCATCGGCACGGTACTGCTCGGTGCGATCTTCGGGCTGATACTGGTCTGCATCATCGACTGCCTGTTCCCGCCAAAGTCGGGCCAGCGGCAAAGCTTCTCCGAGCACAAGCAGAAGGTGCGGGCGGAAAAGGTACCGGAAGAGCTGCGCGGCGACGAGCTGgtggacgaggacgaggaaaAGCGAACCGCCGACGATGATGGCGAgtacgacgaggaggaggaggaggaggaggacgtgGAAGAGGACGAGGAAGTCGGTGAAGCGGAGGAGAAGGAAACTTCCGAGGGCGAAAAGTACTCCGGCAGTGACGATTCGGACGATGAGCAACAACAGCCACCGGCAGCCGCCGTCGAGAAGAAGAAGCCGGAGGACAAAAAGCCCGTCGCCGAGCAACCAGCGGAACCGGTGgtggaggagaagaaggaaaagacCACCACCAGCCCGGACGTAAGGAAACGTAAGCCAAGAAAGGCTGACTAA
- the LOC121590023 gene encoding uncharacterized protein C2orf42: MSLIFDHRATMRGIRKCPQCGTFNGHRATKCKNRSCQQKLKETPSTSAKSSPSSTPFAVQLDHSNGQLYSVGLADGTRHIVQCCKDADGTITSLSHLDGRKIAHQDTIKQLILGCKATAEALPLLKEAINSLCVPEDVKLSLWEKQSQPATPPLVQRVVNDLFAVGRGQTVYGVHHVAALKKNQKYSHFHCDCCKSSERQQMTPPICWHVAAVAAGLLSAPAKHGWASLLQQFIAKTINPQQCPSVLDVREDKPPLSYEFLLEQDHGPMQSMLDSTIMEFLNEQQDHGTDPGLGSIFAGGDEILELLDCQIELMDELDPTDRIDFCPSYIECAPEEEAEERREVLPGKAVQITTKKAALKRCARMDGAKLTRGSYSARKLMKVLESNGVIFNRLGRAAKGDLEGASIPPYEATACSLSFTRWLGSVIEQLNSSIDYAADGRPDVQTFRIQEDFFRCLRARFSTGHGLRQPEPVEGETRQGGVNNHPQVYRFTHHQTLRHTFRTDEMELCFEKSFHRSADGRYTAAADDLADEQNDSSSGEGAGASSRTIAIRAQRYSTYIKLGRYKHEQNPERVYHFTIEWIGGVLPRSRFGDLRISFEYGHRINNRYVPPPPVGSKE; this comes from the coding sequence ATGTCTCTAATATTTGACCATCGGGCGACTATGCGCGGCATAAGGAAATGTCCCCAGTGTGGAACGTTCAACGGGCATCGTGCTACGAAATGTAAAAATCGATCCTGCCAGCAAAAGCTAAAGGAAACGCCGAGTACTTCCGCAAAAAGCAGCCCTTCATCCACTCCCTTTGCGGTACAGTTGGACCATTCTAACGGCCAGCTGTACAGTGTTGGCCTAGCCGATGGGACGCGACACATTGTCCAGTGCTGTAAAGATGCGGATGGTACTATCACTTCCCTGTCCCACCtcgatggtcgcaaaattgCTCATCAGGATACgattaagcagctcattttagGCTGCAAAGCTACAGCCGAAGCCTTACCGTTGCTCAAAGAAGCGATCAATTCACTGTGCGTGCCGGAAGATGTAAAGCTTTCCCTGTGGGAAAAACAATCCCAACCCGCTACACCCCCGTTGGTGCAACGTGTGGTAAAtgatttgtttgctgttgggCGCGGTCAAACGGTGTACGGTGTGCATCATGTAGCGGCActgaaaaagaaccaaaaatATTCCCACTTTCACTGTGATTGTTGCAAGTCGTCCGAGAGACAGCAAATGACCCCGCCGATATGCTGGCACGTGGCGGCCGTTGCAGCCGGATTGCTGAGCGCACCGGCCAAGCATGGATGGGCGAGCCTGTTGCAACAATTTATCGCCAAAACGATAAACCCTCAACAATGTCCGAGCGTGCTGGATGTGCGGGAGGATAAGCCGCCCCTGTCCTACGAGTTCCTTCTCGAGCAGGACCATGGACCGATGCAGTCAATGCTGGACTCGACGATAATGGAATTTTTGAACGAGCAGCAGGACCACGGTACCGACCCAGGGCTCGGCAGCATCTTTGCCGGGGGCGATGAAATCCTCGAGCTGCTGGACTGTCAGATCGAGCTGATGGACGAGCTGGATCCGACGGATCGGATCGACTTTTGCCCTTCGTACATCGAGTGTGCACCGGAGGAGGAAGCGGAGGAGAGGCGAGAAGTGTTGCCGGGAAAGGCGGTACAAATTACGACCAAAAAGGCAGCCCTCAAGCGGTGCGCCCGGATGGACGGGGCGAAGCTGACACGGGGCAGTTACAGCGCCCGCAAGCTAATGAAGGTACTCGAATCGAACGGCGTCATTTTCAATCGGCTGGGGCGTGCGGCAAAGGGGGATCTCGAGGGCGCCTCCATTCCCCCCTACGAAGCAACCGCATGCAGTTTGTCCTTTACCCGCTGGCTTGGGTCGGTGATTGAGCAGCTCAACTCGAGCATCGATTACGCCGCGGACGGCCGACCGGATGTGCAAACGTTTCGCATACAGGAGGATTTCTTCCGCTGCTTGCGTGCCCGCTTCTCCACTGGCCATGGTTTGCGGCAACCCGAACCGGTGGAGGGAGAAACCCGACAGGGCGGGGTAAACAATCACCCCCAGGTGTACAGGTTTACTCACCACCAAACGCTGCGGCACACGTTTCGCACGGACGAGATGGAGCTTTGCTTCGAAAAGAGCTTCCATCGGAGCGCGGACGGTCGTTACACTGCTGCCGCGGACGATCTGGCCGACGAGCAGAATGATTCCTCGTCTGGAGAAGGTGCGGGAGCTTCGAGCCGGACAATTGCTATTCGGGCGCAACGGTACAGCACGTACATTAAGCTGGGTCGCTACAAGCACGAGCAGAATCCGGAGCGCGTGTACCACTTTACGATCGAATGGATTGGTGGCGTTCTGCCGCGCAGTAGGTTCGGTGATTTGCGCATTTCGTTCGAGTATGGGCATCGGATAAACAACCGGTACGTTCCGCCTCCTCCGGTAGGTAGTAAAGAgtaa
- the LOC121590021 gene encoding uncharacterized protein LOC121590021: MEEAKLASLLSNVRKSNDKGVIYRNLVAIRANFVTSDSGIKLFTAQDGINVLVELLSKPYEKVIEVVLSILGNCCTKKECCKQAFECGILKPLISIISNIPNPSIQCRGCRLLGNLAQHEPISYKIARDNGNTAYALSTILNESDNKAVLIMVIRAIRQLWREKSLRTTLMEQGCIGKIAYLLVRYAQIDSETESPPAPDMKLSPTGSSSGSGSSSCNHDEEKVVLKHWHAPDRMVTKEKFNNIVRNMEHSQLCDIVGYQVIQNYRWKDRPDFRLPESDETGKLFESALKCLQMITTTVVQQVIEEIYGEAGAGLHCLVYLCGETSPFRALSLKVVSNLAANPDAIDRLTECGVIKMAADLIMYANLDESEKRYCINMMCLLTKEACNRGHIRRSGALQSFMKIAKQSHEKREQAMILYALYQYRFDSLSNEILLSNGLVSFLVRILNGIIADREVAHIRHDEEESERVSHASVFSKRRATFAKAGKMRRSDLLFHYKSGNGYHQKQQQQQQPQLLLLQQPHHKAAKQSKLDPYCSAPESPDSGSSGYASTSYGTVRSPSTSVGSSPPRLPEDEAFEDDTEVYSPVCSDHEQEDESSGGSGEPTGEPMAASEAREQNEQAEEEEEADPVGDGAEETNDFDMVAYLIEDSSNAKWLDAAEELEEDSTGLKATKTTSHHAEDCIDDNEMFKIELEIATAKTFERYPMQPTLTLLWSVSKSFPAMEFVQADTLETLLKICKHAKKPRGRAFQTLANILKHVNHFLPLLKQDFVFRLHEMKAPYPAHGARCWSCDEMRTACNDLMALFGSVGETGYGQGEIAHILRTGERDLKLRVAIIVLFVVRDTRLLHKLLFDMKVLEMVMDFILDEGTNGQQQQQQQQQQQHRLNGIACSAITRLAQNLSIVGEEEDTGTPSEKLEEKEFDNTVTICDESATSVDEKVTFRVRSSPSAPPEAVLVSKALLVEGSEVFRRMFEADHFIESKNNEVHLHEPISADGLRYFFYLVRLQTLNKLTGMAPPPKVIEASLDALSLAQKYLLPTVEKPVMNIIKTLLNDDCVLNVFEWSLKNYNQELLVASTYYFLYSDISGAAKCKLYRAANRSCYRDEWRRLLTETILYRVQPNAEL; this comes from the exons ATGGAGGAAGCCAAACTGGCCAGCTTGCTGAGCAACGTACGAAAGTCGAACGACAAAGGCGTAATCTACCGCAATTTGGTCGCAATCCGGGCGAACTTTGTGACGAGCGATAGTGGAATCAAGCTGTTCACGGCCCAGGACGGCATCAACGTGCTGGTCGAGCTGCTCAGCAAACCGTACGAAAAGGTGATCGAGGTGGTGCTGAGCATACTGGGGAACTGCTGCACCAAGAAGGAATGCTGCAAGCAG GCGTTCGAATGTGGAATACTGAAACCGTTGATATCGATCATTTCCAACATTCCGAACCCGAGCATCCAGTGCCGGGGCTGCCGGCTGCTGGGCAATTTGGCCCAGCACGAACCCATCAGCTACAAGATTGCCCGGGACAATGGGAACACGGCGTACGCGCTCAGCACCATCCTGAACGAGTCGGACAACAAGGCGGTGCTGATAATGGTGATCCGTGCCATTCGGCAGCTGTGGCGCGAAAAGTCGCTCCGCACCACGCTGATGGAGCAGGGATGTATTGGGAAAATTGCGTACCTTTTGGTGCGCTATGCACAGATCGACTCGGAAACGGAATCGCCCCCGGCGCCGGACATGAAGCTCTCGCCCACcgggagcagcagcggcagcggcagcagcagctgcaaccaCGACGAGGAGAAGGTCGTCCTGAAGCACTGGCACGCCCCGGACCGGATGGTGACGAAGGAAAagttcaacaacatcgtgCGCAACATGGAGCACAGCCAGCTGTGCGATATCGTCGGCTACCAGGTGATACAGAACTATCGCTGGAAGGATCGGCCCGACTTCCGGCTGCCCGAGTCGGACGAAACGGGCAAGCTGTTCGAGAGTGCGCTCAAGTGCTTGCAGATGATCACGACCACGGTCGTGCAGCAGGTAATTGAGGAGATCTACGGGGAGGCCGGGGCCGGGCTGCACTGTCTCGTGTACCTGTGCGGCGAGACGAGCCCGTTCCGGGCACTGTCGCTGAAGGTGGTCTCGAACCTGGCCGCCAATCCGGACGCAATCGACCGGCTGACGGAGTGTGGTGTGATCAAAATGGCAGCCGATCTGATCATGTACGCGAATCTGG ATGAGTCGGAGAAGCGGTACTGCATCAACATGATGTGTCTGCTCACGAAGGAAGCCTGCAACCGGGGGCACATCCGGCGCAGCGGCGCACTGCAGTCGTTCATGAAGATCGCCAAGCAGTCGCACGAAAAGCGCGAGCAGGCAATGATACTGTACGCCCTGTACCAGTACCGGTTCGACAGCTTGAGCAACGAGATACTGCTCAGCAACGGGCTGGTGAGCTTTCTCGTGCGCATCCTGAACGGTATCATTGCGGACAGGGAGGTCGCACACATACGCCACGACGAGGAGGAAAGCGAGCGGGTCTCGCACGCGAGCGTGTTCAGCAAGCGCCGTGCGACCTTCGCCAAGGCGGGCAAAATGCGTCGCAGTGATTTGCTGTTCCACTACAAGTCGGGAAATGGGTACCATcagaagcagcaacagcagcagcagccgcagctgctgctgctgcagcaaccACATCACAAGGCGGCGAAGCAATCGAAGCTGGATCCGTACTGCTCCGCACCGGAATCGCCCGACAGTGGCAGCAGTGGGTATGCGAGCACCAGCTACGGTACCGTGCGCAGCCCTTCCACGAGCGTTGGATCTAGCCCGCCGCGCCTGCCGGAAGATGAAGCGTTCGAGGACGACACGGAAGTTTACTCGCCCGTGTGCAGCGATCACGAGCAGGAGGATGAGTCGAGTGGGGGAAGTGGCGAGCCAACGGGTGAACCAATGGCTGCCAGCGAGGCAAGGGAGCAAAACGAACAAGCggaggaagaagaggaagctGACCCCGTCGGGGACGGTGCGGAAGAGACGAACGATTTCGACATGGTCGCGTACCTCATCGAGGACAGCTCGAACGCCAAGTGGCTGGATGCGGCCGAAGAGCTTGAGGAAGACAGCACGGGATTGAAGGCGACGAAAACGACCAGCCACCACGCGGAGGACTGCATCGATGATAATGAAATGTTCAAGATCGAGCTCGAAATCGCCACGGCCAAAACGTTCGAGCGGTACCCGATGCAGCCGACGCTCACGCTGCTCTGGTCCGTCTCGAAGTCCTTTCCCGCGATGGAGTTCGTGCAGGCGGACACGCTCGAAACGCTGCTGAAAATATGCAAGCACGCGAAGAAGCCGCGCGGCCGCGCGTTCCAAACGCTGGCCAACATACTGAAGCACGTGAACCACTTTCTGCCGCTGCTGAAGCAGGACTTTGTGTTTCGGCTGCACGAGATGAAAGCCCCGTACCCGGCGCACGGTGCGCGGTGCTGGAGCTGCGACGAGATGCGCACGGCCTGCAACGATCTGATGGCGCTGTTCGGTTCGGTCGGCGAGACCGGGTACGGGCAGGGCGAGATTGCGCACATCCTGCGGACGGGCGAGCGCGACCTGAAGCTGCGCGTCGCGATCATCGTGCTGTTTGTGGTGCGCGATACGCGCCTGCTGCACAAGCTGCTGTTCGACATGAAGGTGCTCGAGATGGTGATGGACTTTATACTGGACGAAGGTACcaacgggcagcagcagcagcagcagcagcagcagcagcagcacaggtTAAATGGCATTGCTTGCAGCGCTATAACGCGGCTGGCACAAAACCTGTCGATCGTGGGCGAGGAGGAGGACACCGGCACGCCGAGCGAGAAGCTGGAGGAGAAAGAGTTCGACAACACGGTCACGATCTGCGACGAGTCGGCCACCAGCGTGGACGAGAAGGTGACGTTCCGCGTGCGCAGCAGCCCGAGCGCGCCGCCGGAAGCGGTGCTGGTCAGCAAAGCGCTGCTGGTCGAGGGCAGCGAAGTGTTTCGCCGCATGTTCGAGGCGGACCACTTCATCGAGTCGAAAAACAACGAGGTGCACCTGCACGAACCGATCAGTGCCGATGGGCTGCGGTACTTTTTCTACCTCGTGCGGCTGCAAACGCTCAACAAGCTGACCGGGATGGCGCCGCCGCCGAAGGTGATCGAGGCCAGCCTGGACGCGCTCAGCCTGGCGCAGAAGTACCTGCTGCCGACGGTGGAGAAACCGGTCatgaacatcatcaaaacgcTGCTGAACGATGACTGCGTGCTGAACGTGTTCGAGTGGTCGCTGAAAAACTACAACCAGGAGCTGCTGGTCGCCTCGACCTACTACTTCCTCTACTCGGACATTAGCGGGGCGGCAAAGTGCAAGCTTTACCGGGCGGCCAACCGGTCCTGCTATCGGGACGAATGGCGCCGGCTACTTACCGAGACCATCCTGTACCGGGTGCAGCCGAACGCGGAGCTTTAA
- the LOC121590027 gene encoding ras-related protein Rab-7a: MATRKKALLKVIVLGDSSVGKTSLMNQYVNKRFSNQYKATIGADFLTKEVVIDERVVTMQIWDTAGQERFQSLGVAFYRGADCCVLVYDTTAPNTFKNLESWRDEFLIQASPRDPDHFPFVVLGNKIDLENRAVSTKRAQQWCQTKNDIPYFETSAKEGINVDLAFQTIAKNAIAQETEVDLYNDFPDQIKLNTRDSRPRNGDNCSC, from the exons ATGGCAACCAGGAAAAAAGCGCTTCTGAAGGTGATCGTGCTCGGTGACAGCAGCGTGGGCAAGACGTCGCTGATGAACCAGTACGTGAACAAGCGCTTCTCGAACCAGTACAAGGCGACGATCGGGGCCGACTTCCTCACGAAGGAGGTCGTGATCGATGAGCGGGTGGTAACGATGCAG ATCTGGGATACGGCTGGCCAGGAGCGGTTCCAGTCGCTCGGCGTAGCGTTCTACCGTGGGGCGGATTGCTGTGTGCTAGTTTACGATACGACCGCGCCCAACACGTTCAAAAATCTCGAATCGTGGAGGGATGAGTTTTTAATCCAAGCGAGCCCGCGCGATCCGGACCACTTCCCGTTCGTGGTGCTGGGTAACAAAattgatttggaaaaccgAGCt GTGTCGACAAAGCGTGCTCAGCAGTGGTGCCAGACGAAGAACGACATACCGTACTTTGAGACATCCGCCAAGGAGGGCATTAACGTTGATCTAGCTTTCCAAACCATTGCCAAAAATGCAATAGCCCAAGAAACGGAG GTTGACCTGTACAACGATTTCCCCGATCAGATCAAACTGAACACACGGGACAGCCGGCCACGAAATGGGGACAACTGCTCGTGCTAA